The Populus nigra chromosome 4, ddPopNigr1.1, whole genome shotgun sequence genome contains the following window.
TGTTGTTCAGAAGCTCAGTTTGAAACTTTACGGTCACAAGTCCAGCAAGTAAGAAGACTTTCCGGCAACAAGATTGAGTACATGTGCACATGTTTGAGAAGctttttaagtgttttatttatgttttgcagGCAATTCCATTTCTGGTCGGCTGTCCTGCATGTTTGAGAAACTTTTTGAATTTGTTCTGTGAGCTTACCTGTTCCCCGCATCAGAGCATGTTTATTAACGTGACTTCTACGGATAAGGTTTGCAGTTCCTACTGTTTTGGTTGGATTTCTAAAGAGATTTTAGTGTTCTCGTATTATCATGAGCAAGAAAAATTCCAATGTGTTGAATCTGTTATGCGAATTAGCCAATAAATCAATGTCTTGCATCTTAGTTCTATTGCTTATCGCATAATAAAATGTtgtgaattttaaaaaggaaatgCGAAATTGCTATAGCCTATTCTTTGAGCATTGTGTTTTTGATTGAACTGATGGTTGTTGGAATTCTTCTTGGAGCTTGACACATCATTCTTTTTGCTGAAGAGAGTAATTTTATTTAAGGTGTCTTATTCTCTTTTCAGGTTAAAGGCAATTTGACCGTGGGTGGCATTGATTTTTATGTATATGATTCTTTTGGTGAAGGGTTGTATGAATCTTGCAAGGATGTAAAGTTTGGGACCATGAATAGTCGGGCTCTAAATTTTATTGGTGCTGGtgctaaaaatttcacaggtgattttttactttaaagcTGTAGCTTAAGATTCTGCTCCCTCATCTCTCTAGTCTCTTCTCTCTTTGTCTCTCTATCTCCCACACATGATGAGGGCGTCGTCGTACGTACAAAGCGAACTCAATATTTCTACTGTACCCATGATCTTAAAGTGGATGATGATTTTGGGTTTGAAGACTTTGCTGGAAGTTAGGCTTGAAGTGGAGAAGCGGGGGTCTATCTCAGAATGAATTTCTATCCGAGGAAGAATTTCTTTTGGACTATCTGTTCCTTGGAAGTTTCAGAGCTCTACTTCCTTGACTTATTGCTTCTGTTTTATGCAtgattttctatgtttttgtaTGACTTATAGTGCTTATGCCATGAATTATTTTTGGCAGAGTGGTATGCATTTATTGGTAGACGAGCACCCCTTAATGTGCCGGGCTCACCATATGCTATGACATTCAAGCCTTCTGCTCCTGAGTCATCTGGAATGAAACCCATGAATGTTTCTACATATTCATGTGGTGATATTTCACTGGGTTGTTCTTGTGGTGATTGTCCTCAATCTCCTGTTTGTGCAAATACTGATCCTCCTCCACATCACGAGGGGGCTTCTTGTGCAGTGAGAATTGGATCTCTCAAGGTGAGGTATCATGCAGAAAATAACTTTTGAATTTAGCCTTTTCCACTGATTTACTTGTTTGGTTTGGATGCAGAGTAATTTGCTGATGATTACCATTTGACATTCCTCACGTAaagtatttttatgttttgctaATTCAGTTTCACTGTTCACTGTTCTCCTTCTGCAGGCCAAATGCGTTGACTTTATTCTAACAATCCTCTATGTTATATTGGTTTCCATCCTTTTGGGATGGGGCTTGTTTCATCGAAAAAGAGAAAGGGACCAGAGTTCTAGAATGAACCCAGTGTCGAATATCAAGGACAGTGGTGAAGTTACTGGGAAGAAGGATGAGAACCTTCCCATGCAGGTGCCTCCGGTTTCCTACCTATTCTTATCTAGTGGTTTTGTAGTTCTTTCTTTTTGACCTTAATCTGATCAGTGAAAAGGTCTACTCAATTCATTGGCCAATGTTGCTGAATTCTTTAAACTACTTTTATAAGATGCTTGAAGATTCTCCTCAAACCGGAAGCAGGGTTCAGCTTTCAATTGTTCAAGGATACATGTCGAAGTTCTACAGGTCCACCAAGTTTGCCATTAACGCTATCAGAGTAACTGAATTATTTTTGACCTTTTTGGTTTGTTTATATTTCAGGTGTTATGGAACATGGGTTGCTAGAAACCCAATCCTTGTGTTGAGCTTGTCGTTGGCTGTAATTCTTTTACTTTGTCTAGGTCTCATCCGTTTCAAGGTGGAGACACGGCCTGAGAAGGTAGAATTGAACATACAAATTGCTTCTTTAATCTTCTCTGTTAAAATCCTAGAGAAAGggggtgtttttgttttttaaccatTCTACAgtttttactaatattttttcccAACAAAGTCTTGATGCTAGAATTaacaaaattgatgaatatttcTGGAAAGAATTAGAGGACGTCAACGAATCCATTGAAATGAATATGAGAAACTAATGTGTATGTGGAAGTGACAAATTGGGGGGCAATATTCTGCTTTGGGAGAGTGGACATGATTTCCTGGAgaagtcataaaaaaatatctattatgcATTTAGTTGCTTAGTCGACCATGCTTCAAATTTTGGCAATTGGTCTAATAGAGTATTCATTATTGTACTCTTATTAGTGCTAAATTTCTCCATATGTCATCAAACTGCTAATACTTGTACTATTTCAGCTATGGGTAGGGCCTGGGAGTAAAGTTGCGGAAGAGAAAAGGTTTTTTGACACCCACCTAGCCCCTTTTTACAGAATTGAGCAGGTCCTGCAGTATTctactcatgtttttttatattttttgctcCCTGTCTTGTTTCCTTGTGCTCTTATTTTGGTCTTTACAAATATACTCTTTTAGATGCTGGTTCTAGAGATTGAAAACTAGTTTCCTGTTAGTTATCACCAGTAGAAcaatttttctctccttttcttctctgtaTCAAGCGAACCAACTTACATTAGctatccttttccttttcatcaCAAAAATTTGCCATGAAAGTGACTGCAAATAGATTGACAGCATCAATCATCACACCAATGCTGtatttatcattataatttgCATGCATGTGTACTGTCATACCTGCATTATGTGATCgttgcccttttctttttaatgtttgagCACAGAAAGACCACTATGCATTATTCTGACTGCTTTTTTGATACATGTTTTCTGATGATAAAAATTTACATGCACAGCGTTTTGTTTGCTTGATTTGGAATAGTTTTGAATCTTCATAGCTGCAGGATTTTTAGTCCTCTTCTAATTCTGGAAAGAACTAACGGTGACATGTTTTCCAGCTAATTCTAGCGACTGTTCCAGAAGCTGGGGCACAGAAAAGACCAAGTATTGTGACAGAAAACAACAtcaaattactttttgaaatacaaaaaaaggtATTCATTTGTCTGGTGCCACTTCCCAGACTTTTTTGGGAACAGATTGTTGCATGCATCACCATGTATCAATCCAGCTTTCATTTGCTgttctattatattattttttccattttcttatTGGAAAAGGGTGATCTGAAATGTCATAGATTGATAGCATTCAGCTCTGACAGGTTGATGGAATCCACGCAAATTATTCTGGAACAATGGTATCTCTGACTGATATTTGCTTGAAGCCACTGGACAAAGATTGTGCCACTCAGAGTGTActgcaggttttttttttgcttgacgATCTTTATTTCGATGTATGTGTGCAACGAAATGcttaaaattatgtaaaaacgAATTTGTTCCACTCCAAGTTAGTGGTAACAATTTTAATAGGACTTTAGGAGTTCCTTATAAGGCTTTCCACTGTTCAGTTGCATGAGTTTGCAACAATGGAAGATGAATCTAGaggtatttattttgattttgatcagTCACTAACTCTCTATATCTCTCTCTCACCCCATCCCCCCCTTCCCATCAGTATTTCCAAATGGATCCTCAAAATCTCGATAATTATGGAGGAGTTGAGCACGTGAACTATTGTCTCCAGGTATATCTTCTCAGTCTCAGGTTTTAATAATTCCCAAAATCATGTCTTCCTCTCCCACTCCCTATCTCAGCTCCAAGAATTCTCTCTGTCTGATTATTATGATGATACCATGTTATTTCAGCATTATTCCTCTGCAGACACATGTCGGAGTGCCTTCAAAGCTCCCCTTGATCCAAGCACAGCCTTGGGAGGTTTCTCTGGGAACAATTATTCGGAGGTATTTTTTCTATCCTCATAAATAGCAAATACAATTGGATCATATGTCTATAATAATCCTCCAACCACTTCTCTGTGACAGGCATCTGCATTTATTGTAACTTATCCAGTAAACAATGTGATTGATAAAGAAGGGAATGAAACTGATAAGGCGGTTGCTTGGGAGAAGGCTTTTATTCAGTTAGTGAAGGTTTGTTTTCTGTCTCAGTCCAGTGATTGTGTATATGGTGTCTGGAACAGACATGTATCTCCATTTTCAGATAACATGTTTACCGAAATGTTTTTCATGGTAGTTAAAATTTGTTGACATGAACAATATGAAGAGAAGGGAGAAATAAGAGAAGAACACAGAAGTGGCTGCGCTGTTGGAGCAACAGACCATCCTCCTTAGTACCCAGATTCCATTTGTTAAAAGTAGAAATCCGAATCTTTTGCATTTAATTAAGCTAATGAATCAGGGCTAAGATGTAGGAATCCACtatcaaacataaaaagaaaacaaaagggctGCAGATATCAAAATGAGGGAAAGATATAAGATCTGATCCAAACTGTTTGtgcctttttcttcaaattggATCTGCTGCAAGCAGCAAGTGTTATCCTGAATACTTGACTGCTTAATAACATATATCTGCATCATCATTTCTATTGTTAATCAGTGGAGGTTTACTGCTTCATTTTATCTAAAtcatttcatgtttttcatgGGACAGAATGCATTATTGCCAATGGTGCAATCTAAGAATCTcacactttctttttcttcggaAAGCTCCATTGAGGAGGAACTAAAAAGGGAAAGCACTGCTGATGTCATAACTATATTGGTGAGCTTTTTtcttgttgaagaaaaaaaagacatttccATTTTAAAGTTATGGAAAATTCACTGTTTAGGGCAATGATAAAGATCCAGGGTTTGGAGACGACAGGATGTCAATTCAAGCATGAGTGAGCCACTTCGTGTAATGGTTCAGGAGTGTGTTGGATGTcacttattttgtttaattgttgaCGCTTCTTCCTTTTCAGATTAGCTATCTTGTGATGTTTGCCTACATATCTCTTACTCTGGGTGACACTCCTCATTTATCTTCGTTTTACATTTCATCTAAGGTATGTCCTTTTACTGGCTTGAACTTTGCCCTCTCCCTGGGTAGAACCTGTATTCCATTCCAAACTACTTATTGTATTCCATGAATGCTAGGTTTTCCGCATGAAAtgttcatattttcttttaactttccCCTTTCCCTCATTCAGTTTTTGTGATTGGTTGACTTACAGGTATTGCTTGGTCTTTCTGGAGTTTTGCTTGTCATGTTGTCTGTTCTTGGATCTGTTGGATTTTTTAGTGCCATTGGAGTGAAGTCTACACTAATCATCATGGAAGTCATTCCTTTTCTTGTATTAGCTGtaagtttctttcttcttatttcAGACTTCATGTGGTATTTGTCATTTTGCCTACATTAATTGTTGAGGGTAAGTTTTTAATAGGTTGCTTCAATTCTGACTAGCTATTGTGCCCCGAGACTACATATATCTTTTGTTGAAATGGTTcatggataaaaaagaaaggactAGTTGCCATTCCACCTGCTCAACTCAGCAGTTGACTTGGGCCAACTAGAGctggataaaaaagaaagtgacACAAGTGCTTGCAAAATGCAAAGGCATGATTTGTAATAACATGAAACTATAAAGTCATCTATCGATTGACTATTTGTGTCACTGTTGCATAAATTTATCTCTTGAGATTTAGCATAACTCTTTGGAGAATTCTTCAAATGTTTCATGCATATAACCTTTCTTGCATGCTGACCGACCATTATACTAGTCTTGAGGCTCttagtaaatattatatttatttatttcaaaaaacttttttaatttgaatgttaGTATTAGATCAAATATTCTTCTATTTAATCTAGGTTAATTTCCAAAGCTAATTTTGACTAGTTTTTTCATAAAGTATTGCTATAGTTTATATAATTAACTGTCATATCAGGTTGGCGTGGATAACATGTGCATATTGGTGCATGCTGTCAAGAGGCAACCAATGGAGTTGCCGCTAGAGGGACGGATAAGCAATGCTCTTGTGGAAGTTGGACCATCCATCACACTTGCTAGTCTATCTGAGGTTTTAGCATTTGCAGTTGGAAGTTTCATTCCTATGCCAGCATGTCGTGTGTTCTCTATGTTTGCTGGTCAGATAATTTAATCCCTTTTCTTATacacaagttaattttttttttttttaatttcaactctTCTTTTCAAGACTGTAACACCATTTTATGCCATGCCTCTTTTGCAGCACTTGCTGTTCTTTTGGACTTTCTTCTGCAAGTTACTGCTTTTGTAGCTTTcatagtttttgattttttgcgAGCTGAGGATAAGAGAATTGATTGCATTCCATGTCGGAAAATTTCATCTTCATCTGCAGACTCTGATAAAGGTAGTGTTAGGAGGTTGTTTATAACTCATATTTGACTTGATGGATTATCTCATTTGCCACTTGGTTTTGTCAACTGCTTTATTTTGTTCCTTAATGTAAACTTGAGGTGGTCTCTTATTGAAAAATGCAATGTGAATGTTTAGGAATTGGTGGGAGAAGACCTGGATTGCTGGCTCGCTATATGAAGGTGCTGATTTGTATTAATGAATTTTTCAGAGAAATTATATCTTTTCAAATGCTAATATGGTTATGCTATATGTTTGCAACTGCATCATATGCACCTGTGATTCTGATTTAGATTCATGGTACTCTTGTTTAAGATTCTTGAGAGTTTTATACCTGATGAGgtgcttcttttctttatagAAGAAAGAGTGTGTTTCTGCTGAGCATTATTCACTAATCAAATTGACGTTCTTGTCATTATTAGGAGATCCACGCACCCATACTCAGTCTTTGGGGAGTTAAGATAGTAGTCATTGCCATCTTTGCTGCTTTCACATTGTCCAGCATAGTGAGATGCTCGATATCACTCTTACATATTCATACTTCTGTAGGTGCCTGTTACATGTCGTACTCTAACTTGTTATATATATGGATCATATAGGCATTATCCACTCGAGTTCAACCTGGTTTAGAACAAAAAATTGTTCTTCCGCGGGACTCGTATCTTCAGGTTCAATTTCTTGATACTGGTTTACAGCTTGCTATGTATATATGGATATGGTGTTCTATTGGCTGGGAGTTTATCATGCAAGCTTTTTTTCCTGCAGGGCTATTTTAATAATGTCTCAGAGTATCTCAGAATTGGTCCACCACTATATTTTGTAGTTAAGAACTACAACTATAGGTAATTCCAGTGCTTCTTTTTTGCATATTCCTTTCATTGCTTAGATCTTCAACTGATGCTACTGCACTCCACAGCTCAGAATCAAGTCAGACAAATCAGCTGTGCTCCATCAGCCAATGTGATTCAAACTCTCTTTTAAATGAGGCAAATCTTTCTAATCTATTGAACATCGCTCGTTATTTACTCCTTATGGGCATTAATTATTGGAATGGTTGTTTTTCCTTTGACAAGAATCTTTTGTCGCCTTGCTTCTGCAGATTGCAAGAGCATCCTTAACACCAGAATCTAGCTATATAGCTATGCCAGCTGCTTCATGGCTTGATGATTTTCTTGTATGGATATCTCCAGAAGCTTTCGGCTGCTGTAGGAAGTTCACAAATGGGACTTATTGCCCCCCTGATGATCAGGttgttttctaatctttaatAAAAGCTGGCTTTTATTCTGGCATGGGATTTTGTGCACATTTGGCCCTACTATTATGGTCACATGGCTGCTCCTGCCTATGCAGTTCATACGATCATTGTGTAATATTCTCCTTATGCaatggcttaaaattaaagtgaaagtcTAGTAAATGGTAGATCAAATTAAAACtgtggacttaattaaactgGCCCTACTATTATGGTCACATGGCTGCTCCTGCCTATGCAGTTCATACGATCATTGTGTAATATTCTCCTTATGCaatggcttaaaattaaagtgaaagtcTAGTAAATGGTAGATCAAATTAAAACtgtggacttaattaaactgGTAATGACACCCCCAGAGTTCAATATGAGACCAATTGCCAGCTCCTGTTGGTGATTATAGCGACTGATTACCAGCCTGAGCATCCATGGTAATTATGGGGATATTGTGATGATAACCTACCTTTTCATTTTCTGCTCTTATTTCTATTGCTTCCCATTGGTGTCATTATTTATTCTCATTAATAATGCTGAAGCTGACTTCCTTTTTCCTGTTTTGCCCAGTCTCCTTGTTGTTTATCTGATACAGGTTCATGTGGTCTTGGTGGGGTATGCAAAGATTGTACTACtgtaatcctcattcttttcttcttgaaattttatgaaACAATTTGCTGCCCATTTTCCTTTGAAATGTTTTGTGCTTGACTGTCATTTATATCAAGGCAGTAGTATCTATCATTTCTTATTTGTAGCTGGATTAATTACTAACATTTAGAATTTTTCAGTGCTTCCGTCACTCAGATTTGAATAGTGATCGTCCATCTACATCTCAGTTCAAGGAGAAACTCCCATGGTTCCTCAATGCTTTGCCCTCTGCTGACTGTGCCAAAGGTGGCCATGGTGCTTACACTAGCAGTATAGATCTACAAGGTTTGCTGAGTTGGACATTTGTTCTTTCAATCCAGTTTGATAAACCTTAGGGAAAGTCACGCCCAAGTATGCATGCTTTAAAATAGTTTGTCTGCATGCCATATGGTGGCTTGTTTTTTGAATGCTAATAAACTCCTCAACCCCCCTCTCCTTTTCAGGCTATGAGAATGGTGTTATTCAAGCATCATCCTTCCGCACGTATCATACACCTCTTAACAAGCAGGTAGGTAGTATTTTCTAATGTTAAAATTTGCTCAATGTGATATGTTTCTTGTTTCTGTATGAAAACATTAACATCTATTTTAGATTGACTATGTCAATTCAATGAGGGCTGCTCGAGAGTTCAGTTCAAGGGCTTCTGATTCTTTGAAGGTAAAAAATCAGTGATAGTGATTACTGCATGGTCAGACtgatattatcttttttaaataaattatcatggtCAGATTTTCTAGTCTTGTCTTTCCCCTATGCTAGGAAGCCAACTCTTGTTGCTACTTTAGTATGATACTAGCCCTGCTCATCAAAGGACTGAttctttatgaatttatttacgaCCTCCTACCTTAACATTAAAGAAGAATAGTTTTACCTGTTCATCCCATGTTCACTGTTGTTTGCAGACAGCACAGCCCATAGTTGGCTGTACGCTAGAAAGGCTGTCTCTTAAATGACGTTTGTTATCCTGTGCAGATGGAGATCTTCCCCTACTctgtattttatatgttttttgaacAATACCTTGATATATGGAGGACTGCATTGATCAACCTCGCCATAGCAATTGGTCAGTAACCCTTAGAAATTCAGAACTTGAACTGACATCTTCTTATTTTCTGTGGAGTTCATGGATTACGTGCTTGGGTTTTTTTCATCTCATTCTCGTGTTCTTGATGATAAagctgtcttttttatttttcatgaattgcttctttttttcactgAGAAGCTAAGCTTTTATTAACATGCTCTTCAATACTAGTAATCAGAAAAAATTCAGGCCTTTCAAAACTGAAGAGATTGTTTTGTCGATTTGTACTGCTTATGTCTATATCATTAATCATTTAATGATATCTCACTGTGGTCTGAGTAAAAAATTTACCGATGCAAATTTGCACTGTCAACCTTTATTGTTAATTGTTCTCCAAATGAACTTTTTCGTTAAACATAACTGGTCATTTTCCCTTCCATAAAACCTTAACTGGTTGGTTTTATTTGGTGATGTACCAGGAGCGGTATTTGTTGTTTGCTTGGTCATCACATGCAGGTAGGTGTTCTATTTGCCAATATTCTCCTTTTCCTTCACTAGAAAATACTGGCTTCAGTGTTCGGTTCTTTCCAAATGAACTGAACTGCTGTATTGGAGAATGACTTCATGATCACTTTGTTTCTTAACTTTCTTTAAAATGTAGTTTATGGAGTTCTGCTATCATTTTGCTGGTGTTGGCAATGATAGTCGTGGATCTCATGGTAACTCTGCTTCCTTTATCAATATctatgtatttttcattttatttgtaaCAATTAACCTGTTCTGCCCATACTATAATCCCTCTGCTTACAAGATTAAACTCCACAGGGCGTGATGGCAATTCTGAACATTCAACTGAATGCAGTCTCTGTTGTCAACCTTGTCATGTCAGTGGGCATTGGTGTTGAGTTCTGCGTACATTTAACACATGCTTTCTCGGTTAGCATCACATCATTCtccattttctttatatatcttCTCTACTTTCTTCTGATAAGTCACTGCCAATTCTGTTCCTCCAATGGAACTTCAAGTTCATTCTCTTCTATTCCATTCAGTTAAAAGATGAATAGATGGAATCTGCATTTGGTTATTTTGGCTTAGTAGTTAACATGTAAGTTAGATCCCATATTATAAtgcatctcaatatttttctggATTCAGATACTTAGTTGATTACTAATGCAACTAGAGAAATGGTTTTCCTTCTGAATCTGGGAACTTTAATCTTTCAGCTCTAAGGTTATTATTGGTGCAATACTATACCTTTTCCTTTGGCTGCATGTTCTCACTCTTTTTTTAAACAGGTGAGTAGTGGCGACAGAGACCAAAGAGTCAGGGATGCTCTGGGTACAATGGGAGCTTCTGTCTTCAGGTTCCTTCTTTGGCTCATGTCATGAACTAGATTGCTGAGACCTCTGGGCAACTCACTCTGTCGATACAAATTATAGGATATTTTGATTGACACCCCCTTTATATTAGACTCTGTTCATCTTAGCTATTAATTATCACATGCAAGCCACTTGTTTTCCTAAAAAATCACCTAAGAATcatcaaaaagtaaaaaaaagaaaagaaaacaggacttgatttttgatcaattttatcaTATTGTAAATGATATTATGGTTTAATATTGGcgtggttgaattttttttttaatcaatttttgatgatcttttgattttataagaaaacatgTGTAAttcacatattattttaaataagtttgaTGCTGTCACCCTTTTTCCATGAGATACACCATGaaagaaccaaattaaaaatagaaaggcAAGAAAGggaaatataaaaacacatgTCTTTTGCACCCCTTCAATGCATACATCACTGCAGATGTGATTTTGAGCTCAAAGCACGTACCTTTATTTCCATGTGGAATTCTGTATTAATTGCAATTATCTTGTTGAAAAATTGTCTGTAATGTAATTTTGCAGTGGCATCACATTAACAAAACTAGTTGGCGTGATTGTTCTTTGCTTCTCAAGAACGGAAGTTTTTGTGGTTAGTGTTTCTCCACTCGAATACCCATCAAATGaggcaatatttttttcagtttatttaccATCGTCCTCTCGTGTTCTGCAGGTTTATTACTTCCAAATGTACCTTGCACTGGTCCTCCTTGGTTTCTTACATGGGTTGGTGTTCTTACCGGTAAGTTTATCGAGCTTTCCAAAATCTCTCCTTCCACTTAAACGTTACCATTTAGCTTACAATCTGGATCAATCATGAAATTGATGCTGGTGGTAAATGTCAGTGGCAAGAAGAATGTAGCAAACACATCATCATATCTTGGATTTAGTGGTTTAGTAGCAATCTCCATATTTAGAGGGAAAACAAGTACATCAATCAGTAAAATGTTGTCTCAACTCTTAGGAACCGAACTTCAGGGGAAGCtgaggttttttattttgccttCAATATAGAATTTTCATCTCCTTTTCTCACCGAATCATATTGAAAACATTGTGCGGATCAACTGTTTGCAGGTTGTGTTGAGCATGTTTGGCCCACCTTCAAGGTGTAAACTTGTCG
Protein-coding sequences here:
- the LOC133691829 gene encoding uncharacterized protein LOC133691829 isoform X2 — encoded protein: MELSSRTMKLFLVSIFLLQVFYAVSVVSAERSDARSLKTRNAVSGERHSEEYCAMYDICGAREDGKVVNCPFGSPSVKPDDLLSQKIQSLCPTITGNVCCSEAQFETLRSQVQQAIPFLVGCPACLRNFLNLFCELTCSPHQSMFINVTSTDKVKGNLTVGGIDFYVYDSFGEGLYESCKDVKFGTMNSRALNFIGAGAKNFTEWYAFIGRRAPLNVPGSPYAMTFKPSAPESSGMKPMNVSTYSCGDISLGCSCGDCPQSPVCANTDPPPHHEGASCAVRIGSLKAKCVDFILTILYVILVSILLGWGLFHRKRERDQSSRMNPVSNIKDSGEVTGKKDENLPMQMLEDSPQTGSRVQLSIVQGYMSKFYRCYGTWVARNPILVLSLSLAVILLLCLGLIRFKVETRPEKLWVGPGSKVAEEKRFFDTHLAPFYRIEQLILATVPEAGAQKRPSIVTENNIKLLFEIQKKVDGIHANYSGTMVSLTDICLKPLDKDCATQSVLQYFQMDPQNLDNYGGVEHVNYCLQHYSSADTCRSAFKAPLDPSTALGGFSGNNYSEASAFIVTYPVNNVIDKEGNETDKAVAWEKAFIQLVKNALLPMVQSKNLTLSFSSESSIEEELKRESTADVITILISYLVMFAYISLTLGDTPHLSSFYISSKVLLGLSGVLLVMLSVLGSVGFFSAIGVKSTLIIMEVIPFLVLAVGVDNMCILVHAVKRQPMELPLEGRISNALVEVGPSITLASLSEVLAFAVGSFIPMPACRVFSMFAALAVLLDFLLQVTAFVAFIVFDFLRAEDKRIDCIPCRKISSSSADSDKGIGGRRPGLLARYMKEIHAPILSLWGVKIVVIAIFAAFTLSSIALSTRVQPGLEQKIVLPRDSYLQGYFNNVSEYLRIGPPLYFVVKNYNYSSESSQTNQLCSISQCDSNSLLNEIARASLTPESSYIAMPAASWLDDFLVWISPEAFGCCRKFTNGTYCPPDDQSPCCLSDTGSCGLGGVCKDCTTCFRHSDLNSDRPSTSQFKEKLPWFLNALPSADCAKGGHGAYTSSIDLQGYENGVIQASSFRTYHTPLNKQIDYVNSMRAAREFSSRASDSLKMEIFPYSVFYMFFEQYLDIWRTALINLAIAIGAVFVVCLVITCSLWSSAIILLVLAMIVVDLMGVMAILNIQLNAVSVVNLVMSVGIGVEFCVHLTHAFSLKDE
- the LOC133691829 gene encoding uncharacterized protein LOC133691829 isoform X1, with amino-acid sequence MELSSRTMKLFLVSIFLLQVFYAVSVVSAERSDARSLKTRNAVSGERHSEEYCAMYDICGAREDGKVVNCPFGSPSVKPDDLLSQKIQSLCPTITGNVCCSEAQFETLRSQVQQAIPFLVGCPACLRNFLNLFCELTCSPHQSMFINVTSTDKVKGNLTVGGIDFYVYDSFGEGLYESCKDVKFGTMNSRALNFIGAGAKNFTEWYAFIGRRAPLNVPGSPYAMTFKPSAPESSGMKPMNVSTYSCGDISLGCSCGDCPQSPVCANTDPPPHHEGASCAVRIGSLKAKCVDFILTILYVILVSILLGWGLFHRKRERDQSSRMNPVSNIKDSGEVTGKKDENLPMQMLEDSPQTGSRVQLSIVQGYMSKFYRCYGTWVARNPILVLSLSLAVILLLCLGLIRFKVETRPEKLWVGPGSKVAEEKRFFDTHLAPFYRIEQLILATVPEAGAQKRPSIVTENNIKLLFEIQKKVDGIHANYSGTMVSLTDICLKPLDKDCATQSVLQYFQMDPQNLDNYGGVEHVNYCLQHYSSADTCRSAFKAPLDPSTALGGFSGNNYSEASAFIVTYPVNNVIDKEGNETDKAVAWEKAFIQLVKNALLPMVQSKNLTLSFSSESSIEEELKRESTADVITILISYLVMFAYISLTLGDTPHLSSFYISSKVLLGLSGVLLVMLSVLGSVGFFSAIGVKSTLIIMEVIPFLVLAVGVDNMCILVHAVKRQPMELPLEGRISNALVEVGPSITLASLSEVLAFAVGSFIPMPACRVFSMFAALAVLLDFLLQVTAFVAFIVFDFLRAEDKRIDCIPCRKISSSSADSDKGIGGRRPGLLARYMKEIHAPILSLWGVKIVVIAIFAAFTLSSIALSTRVQPGLEQKIVLPRDSYLQGYFNNVSEYLRIGPPLYFVVKNYNYSSESSQTNQLCSISQCDSNSLLNEIARASLTPESSYIAMPAASWLDDFLVWISPEAFGCCRKFTNGTYCPPDDQSPCCLSDTGSCGLGGVCKDCTTCFRHSDLNSDRPSTSQFKEKLPWFLNALPSADCAKGGHGAYTSSIDLQGYENGVIQASSFRTYHTPLNKQIDYVNSMRAAREFSSRASDSLKMEIFPYSVFYMFFEQYLDIWRTALINLAIAIGAVFVVCLVITCSLWSSAIILLVLAMIVVDLMGVMAILNIQLNAVSVVNLVMSVGIGVEFCVHLTHAFSVSSGDRDQRVRDALGTMGASVFSGITLTKLVGVIVLCFSRTEVFVVYYFQMYLALVLLGFLHGLVFLPVVLSMFGPPSRCKLVEKQEDRPSVSLRP